The Candidatus Rhabdochlamydia sp. T3358 nucleotide sequence TTTTTGTGTAATGAAGAATTTGAATTAATCTGCATGGGGCTAGTGTGCTTCATTTGATTTTATTATTAAAGGTGAGTTGAATTTTAATACGATCCACTTTGTACCTCTTTAGAAGATAAGGGTAAAAGCATTCGATCTCCCCATAGAGGGATAGTGAAAGGTAGGTTTGGGTTTACCATGTATATGTAGTCTTCATGATATAAAGGAATAACTGGCATTTCGTTTAAGAAGATTTTTTCTGCCTTTTCTAAAGTTTGAAATCTTGTATCTGCTTGCTCGTGAAAGGATCTTTCTAATAGTTGGATATACTCTTGGTTTTCCCAATTTGAGAAATTTTTCGCTAGTGACTTATATTTAAATCTTTCTAAAATACTCATGGGGTCAAAATACATTGCACTCCAGAATACGTAAGACATGAAGTAGTCGCCTGTAGTTAGCTTATTCAATGCAATTTTATAATCTAGGCGCTCTATCTTAATTAAAATACCTAAAGCATTGAGCCATTGTTGTTGGATTACTTGCATGACTTGTCCTGTAATAGAAGAGCGGGGATAGTAGTATAGAACAACAGGATTAAAAGCTTCTTTGGTGATCCCTAACTCAGCCATCCCTTCTTCTAATAACGCCTTTGCTTGGGCTACATCATTGTCTTGGAAAAAAAATCGATTGCGGTTTTCCTTTAATACAGGAGGGATCATGTTTGTGGCACTTATGCTTGCTTGATAGGCCTCGCTAATGTGTTCTGTTTTAATATTTTTTTTACATCCATTTCCAGATAATCCAATCAATTCCTCACGATTAATCGCCAAACCAAAAGCCCTACGGATTTTAGGATGATTAAAAGGAGCTTTATCCGTATTAAAAGCAATGAGCATGGAAGAAGTTCTTGGTGCACGGTGAATTGCCCATTTTTTTTCCAAAGCAGGAATTGCTTCTAAAGGAATGGAAGTTAAACAATCTCCAACCATATCCACTAAACCCTTTTCAAACATCTCTAATGTTATATCATCTTTTTGAACAACATTAAAAATAATTTTACTGGGATGCGCATCTTCTGTTTTTCGATAGTTAGGGTTGTACTTAGCAATGATTTGATTTTCATGATCCCATTTTTCTAATAAAAAAGGACCATTACATAAAAAGTTTGGGCCCGCATCATACATCCAATTGGGATTTTTCCGATCATTTTCGATATTTACAGGTGAAAAAACACAGAAAGCAAGCAGTTTAAGAAGGTAAGGAGTAGGTTTTTCTAAAGTGATCTCAAGAGTTTTTGCATCTATTGCTTTGATCCCTACTTCATCAAGGAAAACAAGTCCTTTTTTTGCCTTATCTGCATTTTTTATAGGGGAAAATAACTGTGCATTCATAGAGGGGAAATCGGGTTTAAGAATATCTTTCCAAGAGTGTTCAAAGTCATAGGCGGTGACTGGAGTGTTATTAGACCAAACAGTGTCTCTTAAATGGAAAGTATAGGTAAGATTGTCCTCTGATACATCATAAGATTCTGCTTGCGCAAGCTTAATAGAGCGGTCCGGATAAAGCTTTACAAGTCCTTCAAAAAACAGAAAATGCATCTGTGCAGAATAGTGTTCTCCTCCTTTGCGTGGATCCATAGTTTTGGGTTCTTCTTTTATGTTTAGTCGGAGAACCTGCACTTTTTTAGATGGGCTTTTATATTTAATAAATAAGAAAAGAAGAAATAATGCCAGAAGAACAAGTATAAGAAAGGAGACGTCTCTTTTCATAGAAGATATAAATATCCTTAATCAAAACATCAAAAAGAATAACCCTTTATAAGATTATCTGTAAACTATGAAAATGTAATGGATTTTTTATGAAGAGTATTGCAACAGCTTAAAATTCTTTTAATGACATTCAAAGAATGAAATTTCGTATCTAGATCAGGGTTGTATTCTACTAATTCAAAAGCAAGAGGGGGTGTTTCTTGAAATAGAGCAAAACAATTTAGGAACTCTTCAAGATCAAGTCCATGAGCAACAGGGGTACCCACTGCATTTACAAAGCTAGGATCGAGACTGTCAAGGTCAAAAGAAATCCCATATCCAATGCAAGAGGCTGTAACATGGCTAATGGCTTCTTTTAGCACTTCTTGCAACCCTTTCTGTTTGATATCTTTCATGAAATAGATGTTTACACCTAGTTGTTTCAAAAACTCTTCTTCTTCTTTTTCATAACTTCTAGTGCCAATTAGTGCGATATTTTGGGGTTTTAGCTTGGGAATCGAAGAGAGGATGTTGATTAAATGCTTATTCCCAAAGCCAAGAAGAGCTGCTAAAGGCATTCCGTGAATATTTCCACTTTTTGAAGTGGAAGGTCTATGAGCATCCATATGAGCATCAATCCATAAAAGGCCGATATCTCCTTGTTGGCGATAGCCCTCTGCTACTCCAGACCACGTTCCAATAGCACATGAATGATCCCCACCTAAAGTAATAAAAAACTCTTCTTTTTTAGCCAAAGCAAAGGTAGCTTTTGCTAATTTCTGATTGAAATGTGCAATACTTTCATAATGATTATGTTCATAAAAGGAAGGCTGGACTTCTTGAAATAACTTTAAATTTAGTGCATTTTTTAAGAAAAATGGAGCCTTTTCACTACCTGATTGGTTCCCGCCCAATCCAGAAGCTGCCCCAATAAAAAATAAGTCGTCATGCATTAAGCCCTGCCAGATTTTTTTTACAATATTAAATCAGATAAATATTTTTTTTATTTAAAAGCAACTGCATAAAAAATAGAGCTGTAATTTAAGAGAAGCTAATCTGTTTTCAACTTGTAAAAACACATGTAGCTGTTTGATAGGTCTTCTGATAGAGATGACTTATTTGCATAAGAGGTAGTTTCATCATCACACTTTATCCATTCAGCTTCTTTTTTCAAATAGGCAATATAATGACCGCCATTGGTACTTCCTCTATGAGTAATAAAAGAGGTTAATTCGTATATTCCGGAAGCAGAACTTTTAATGCTAAGAGCTGTTGCATCTAATTGCTCAAGGATACTAGTAATAGGAGTTTGAATTTTAGATGGGCCTTTTTCTGTATAGGTAAACCTTGCAAACTGGATAGCTAGATAGTTAGGTTTTTTACTAAATTCTTGTTCTTCTTTTTTTAACTCTATTTGAATACACTTTCCATCTTTCATAAGTTTTGGAGAGTTTTCTGAAAATACTACATGTTTTTTTTCTTCCCCATTAAAAAATTTTTGCAAAAGTTCAGAGAAAGATATTTCTTTATTAGCATTTAGCTCAATTTTGAGCTGCCATTCAATCTCTGTTTTTGTAAGTGTATTATTTTCACTTAAAGAGGAAGGGATATCTTTGGTTTTTTCTACTTCTTCACCGAGCTCATAATATTTGGTGACTTTATTCTCAAAGTGAATAGGAGAAGTATGTAAGAGATGTTCTTTTTTTATACGTATTTGCTCTTCTGGAATCAGGGCCTGCTCTAAGTTTATGGTTTCTTTAAGGATCGCTTCATATTTTTCAATAAGAATGGCAAAAATCTCATGAGCGTCTTCTTGTTGTGAACAATCACCAGCAATCAACGGATTTAAATGATGTGTGGCAAGGCGCAGCTTGTGAGAAATCTCAGCTGGAATAGATTTTTTGACTGTAAGAGCTGTGTCATAGGTATGTAAAACAGCTAACATGTTTTCTCCGCAGGCTTTATCCTCCTTTTCTGTTTTTGCCTTGTAATGGTTTGCAACTACTTCATAAATACCGCGCCATTCAGGATGATGTAAAATTACCTGCAGGCAAGAATTAAAAGCGCAATTAGCAGCAGCTCGATTTTCAAAGCCTGGAATGGGAGATATAGATGTGGTAGTCCAAGAGATTGTACCTTCTGTAGAAAATAGCTCTTGATAGTCTTGAGGGCTAATAAGGTTGAAAACCCAACATGTGGGAATATCTATTAGGTAAGAAAAAAATAAATCAGAAAGAATCATAGCTCTTTCAAAAAGTTGGTTAGTTGCCTGTTCGCAGTCCTGAATAGGATATACTAAATTAATAGTCTTGTAATAGGTCGCAGTAGAGATGCAATCCATTATGGGAAGCAAAGTTAAAACGCAGTCGCAAATTCGTGCAACAGAGTGGATAAGGGTTCCTGTTAACCGTGGTAGGATGATTCTTGCTACAGGAGAGCATAAGGGATCGTTATAGAGTTGCCAGGTTATTTTTTGAACCTGATCTCCAAGGGAGGGGTAAGAAAAGGATTTAATAGCTTCAGTTGGTGTCATTATTGTAAAAAACTTTGAGCTGTTTTTAAACAGCTCAAAGTATGGTTAGCAGAGATTTATTTTTTATCCTCATCATCGAGAATTTCTACTTCTGCATCTTCTATGTTTTCTTTCTCATTTTTTGGTGGCTGGTTATCTGGTGCTGGTTGCGCGCTCTGCATCGCTTCCCCAATTTTTTGCATTTGGGTATTTAGATCTGTATGAGCAGCTTTAATAGCAGAAATATCCTTATCGCCTAGTGCTTTTTTCACAGCATCTATTCTACTTTGTACTTCTTGAGCAAGCGCTTGAGGAATGCGCTCTTTGTGCTCATCCAAAGCTTTTTGTGCTTGGAAAGATAAAGCTTCAGCTTCATTCTTCAGTTCTGCTTCTTCTTTATTTTTTTTGTCTTCTTCTGCGTGATCTTCTGCATCTTTTAGCATGCGCTCAATGTCAGCTTCAGATAAACCAGATTTTGCCTCAATGCGAATTTTTTGTTCTTTACCACTTTTTGTATCTTTTGCTGATACATGCAAGATACCATTGGCATCAATATCGAAAGCCACCTCGATTTGTGGCATGCCACGAGGTGCAGGAGGGATCTCTGTAAGATCAAAACGGCCAATTTCCCTATTGTCTTTAGCCATTTTACGCTCTCCTTGCAAAACGACAATGGTAACAGCGGGTTGATTATCAGCTGCAGTAGAGAAAACCTGTGTTTTTTTAGTCGGAATCGTTGTATTTCTCTCTACAATAGGAGTTAGAACTCCACCTAATGTTTCAATCCCAAAAGTTAAGGGGACTACATCGAGCAATAAAACATCTTTGACATCGCCTGTCAACACAGCACCTTGGATAGCAGCGCCAATGGCTACAACTTCATCAGGATTGACCCCTTTATGAGGTTCTTTTCCAAATATTTCTTTTACTTTTTTCTCAACAGCTGGCATACGAGACATTCCACCTACCAGAATTACCTCATTGATTTGCTCTTTGGTTAACTTCGCATCTTTAAGAGCTTTTTCACAAGGTTCAACTAGGCGTTCAATTAAGTTATGAACTAAGGAGTCTAGCTTAGCTCTGGTTAATGTTAATGCAAGGTGTTTGGGGCCTGACGCATCCATAGTAATAAATGGTTGATTAATTTCAGTGGTCTGCGTACCAGATAGTTCAATTTTAGCTTTTTCTGCAGCATCGCGCAAACGCTGTAGAGCCATGCTGTCTTTACTTAAATCAATGCTGGTTTCTTTTTTAAATTCCTCAAGCAGCCAATGTAGAATAGCATTATCAAAGTCATCACCACCTAGATGAGTATCTCCGTTTGTTGCTAACACTTCGAAAACACCACCGTGAATTTCTAATACAGAAACATCGAATGTACCTCCACCTAAGTCAAAGACCGCTACTTTTTGATCTTCTTTTTTTTCTAGCCCATAAGCTAAAGCAGCAGCAGTTGGCTCTGGGATAATTCTTAAGACGTTTAAACCAGCGATTTTGCCTGCATCTTTTGTCGATTGTCTTTGAGAGTCATTAAAATAAGCAGGAACTGTGACAACAGCTTCGGTAACGGGATGCCCTAAATAGGCTTCTGCTGTTTCTTTCATTTTGATTAAAATTTGAGCCGCAACTTCTTCAGGGGTAATCAGTTTATCAGCTACTTTAAATACCACGTCTCCATTTGCATTTTTAGTGATTTCATAAGGGACCGTTTTGATTTCAGATTCTACTTCATTAAATTTACGCCCAATAAAACGCTTAGAAGAAGAAATAGTGGACTTAGCATTGGTAACGGCTTGTCTTTTTGCAGGAACTCCTACTAGGCGTTCATTTTTATCTTTATAAGCAACGGTTGATGGAGTGGTGCGTCCTCCTTCTGCATTGGAAATTACTGTTGCTTTGCCATTTTCCATAACAGCAACGCAAGAATTAGTAGTTCCTAGGTCAACACCAATAACAACTTGTTTTTTATTAGAATTAGATTGTGCCATAATATATCTCCTTTTATTTTTTTATGTATCTTGTTCTGGTAAAGAAGGTTTTTCTAAATCGGTTATTTCCTTCTTTTTTGATTCTGGCAAAACAGCAACCTTTACGTGTGCTGGGCGTATAGTGCGATTGCTGCTTTTATACCCTTTAATAAATTCTTGAAGGATGGTTCCTTCTGGGGTTTCTTCTGTTTCTTTTGTCTCAATTGCATAATGCAAGTTAGGATCAAACATATTGCCATCAGAGCTAAAAGCTGTAATGCCATGTTGGTTCAATGCATCCTTAAATTGCTGCGTGATCATTTGAAACCCTTGTGCCCAATTAAGCACTTCTTTAGACATATGCTTTGTACTGTTTAAGGCATTTTCTAAGTTGTCAATAGGGCTTAAAAAATCGGATAGAGCATTTTCAATAGCAAAACGTATAGCTTCTTGTTTTTCTTTTTGCATTCTTTTGCGTGTGTTGTCCATTTCAGCCAATAAGCGCAGGTATTTATCCCTGTATTCTTCCAGCTCTTGCTCTGCTTTTTGCTGATGAGTCTTTACATCATCTAGCTCATGGGCATCTGGCGTTTCATTTTGTTCTTGAGTCATCTATTTCTCCTTTCTGATAAAGCGATTTATTTTCCAATAGCAAGTAGGAACTCTTTTCTAAGATAAGTGGGTTTTCTTTAGATTCGAGATGGGAATGTTTAGGTTGTCTAAAAGAAATTTTATATTTGTACATACTGCTTGTTAGCGAGTCTGAAATAATGCTTGCAGCTATTTCTAAAAGCCCAAAAAGCTCTCGATAAGGCATGCGATTGGGCCCTAATATACCAAAAGCTCCGCAGATTGTATGGTGGATGTGATAGGGGACTGCTAGCACAGAGCAAGAGGTTGCTTCTGGAGCAAAGGTATGCAAATCATCTCCAATCCAGGAATGGATTTTGCCAATTTGACAACTCTTATTGAGCAGAGCGCGCAGCTGTTGCTTGTTTTCAAATAAAGACAGCCCACTTGCTAATACGGAAGCATCATTAAAATCAGGATAAGAGAGTAATTTAGAAAAGCCTGCTTGAAATAAGTCTTCTACACTGAAATTAGTATAAGAGACGATGTGTCTTAAGATCGCTTCCTTGTATAATTTGGCGGCAAGGGATTCTTCTTCTTGATTTAATAGAGGTTTATCTAATTTATTAAGACGCCAGTTAAAATAACTTTCCAATTTTCGCAGCAAGGAATGGGAAATTTTTTTATCAACATATAAAACTTCATTATGAATGAGGCCAAAATCACTGATCAATACGCAAAGCAAGCGGTTTTGATCAATGCTTACTAGTTTAATATCTAAGATAAAATCTTGATCAAAACGGGGAGCTGAAAGGAAGACAGCGCAGTTGGTTAATTCGCTTAGAGATTCCGTAACTTGATTTAAATAGACAACGAGTTCTCTTGTTTGCTTTTGAAATAGACGAGTTGCATTCTTCTTATCTTGTTCAGATAAACGTGGCTTATTTATATGTGCTTCCGCATAGATTTTGAACGCTAGTGAAGTGGGAATACGCCCCCCAGAAGAGTGTTGCTGTTTAAGATAGCCTTCTTCTTCTAATTTCATAAAATAATTGCGGATAGTTGCTGGGCTCAAAGCTTCAAATTCTTGTTCTCTAAGCGTATGAGATCCAATTGGTTTGCCTGTTTTAAGATATAGCTCAATCAATCCAAATAGGATTAAGCGCTCTCTTTGACTTTTAGCTGGTTTTTTAGGTGTCAATGGCTTCATGTGAAAAAAAATCTTAAAAATTTATAAAGCCAGTATAACTGAAAGGGAGATGGGAAATCAATAAAAATCAGCAGTCTTGAGGTTAGACTGCTAATTTTTTAGATTAAGTTATTAATAATAAGAAGTTTATCAATCTAAGGCGTTAATGATTTTTGGGTCGGTAATAATGAGAGGAAGAATATCGACTAGACTAGGAGACCAATCTAAGCCCCGAGTATATACGATTCGAGAGGCAATTTGACAGGCAATAATCGCTTTTTTATGCATATCTGGAACTTCTATTAGGACTCTATTTTGGTATTGATTTCGTAAAAGAGGAGGACAATAGTTAAGTAAACATCGAACAAAAGGATCTGTAGGATCATTAGATAAGGTCATAAATTGAAAATATTGCATTAATTGATCTTTATACTGATTAATTCTTTCTGAAATCCATTCGGAAATATCGGTTAAAAACCCTTGAGTATCGCGATGTGTAGTTAATAAAAGGGTAGCTTCTTCTCGAGCTTTTATGCTTACCAGTTTTAAAATTTCATTGACGATCTGCTGTTTTTCTTTAACAAACTCCGCTTGAGATAAAACTAAAGAGGTAAGTACTTCAAAAGAGGAGCAGGTAACGCCTCCTTTATTAGAAGAACTATCTTTGATAATAAGCACTCCTAGTTTTTCTAAAGAGCGTCTAGCCCAGGGAGTAAGATAGAGGTTAGCTCCCTCAATAATGGCTTGAGCAGTAGGCTTTCCTGCCTCATCTAGAAAATCTTTTATATTGTTTTCATTTAAGGTACGAGGCCTTCCACCTCCTGGAATAAAAATATCTGCTTTCACCTGATGTACATTGTGTCTGAGCAGATGATTCATTTCATTTCCAGATAACCAATCCTCTATTAACTGCCCGTTTTTCTTTCTCCAACACAAGGTTTTTTGTGCATAAGCCGTTTCTTCTCTTTTTGTGTATAAATCTAATAAAAACCCTTCATCATTGAGCTCAGATGGGGGATAGAAGCGTAGAGGTTTTCCTTCTTTAAATAAACGAGCCATTACTTCTAAATTCAAACCGATCGGATCAAAAATGGTACCTGAGATATCTATTGTTGCAAGCAGTTTGGCTGTATTAGGGTAAAATCGATATAAGTTATAGATTTGATTGCCTGCTACATCACCATCTGGTCCTCCTGACATTTTTACAGTAAAACAATCTTTGTTAGGATTAATGCCCAGAAATTTTAACATCTCTTCCATGTATACATTAACACCCAAAGAAGTAACTCCATATTCTTTATGGTTGATCCCTGCACCAGGTTTACTGGAGATAAAGGCTCCTCCTGGTTTATAGTGATAATACTGACTATATGAGGCAATCCAATCGATCATTTCATTGTGCATATTTTCATCAGGACCTAAATAGATGTATTCAGGCTTTTTCCAATAATCGATAATCCGTTTTGCTCGGAGTTTCCCATCGGGATCACAATTTAAAATAGTTAAAAAACTTTCAATGTAAGAGCGTTGTGTCTGATAGAGATATTCTAACTTTTGTTCTCGATGATAGGTGATCAG carries:
- a CDS encoding peptide ABC transporter substrate-binding protein translates to MDPRKGGEHYSAQMHFLFFEGLVKLYPDRSIKLAQAESYDVSEDNLTYTFHLRDTVWSNNTPVTAYDFEHSWKDILKPDFPSMNAQLFSPIKNADKAKKGLVFLDEVGIKAIDAKTLEITLEKPTPYLLKLLAFCVFSPVNIENDRKNPNWMYDAGPNFLCNGPFLLEKWDHENQIIAKYNPNYRKTEDAHPSKIIFNVVQKDDITLEMFEKGLVDMVGDCLTSIPLEAIPALEKKWAIHRAPRTSSMLIAFNTDKAPFNHPKIRRAFGLAINREELIGLSGNGCKKNIKTEHISEAYQASISATNMIPPVLKENRNRFFFQDNDVAQAKALLEEGMAELGITKEAFNPVVLYYYPRSSITGQVMQVIQQQWLNALGILIKIERLDYKIALNKLTTGDYFMSYVFWSAMYFDPMSILERFKYKSLAKNFSNWENQEYIQLLERSFHEQADTRFQTLEKAEKIFLNEMPVIPLYHEDYIYMVNPNLPFTIPLWGDRMLLPLSSKEVQSGSY
- a CDS encoding arginase, which encodes MHDDLFFIGAASGLGGNQSGSEKAPFFLKNALNLKLFQEVQPSFYEHNHYESIAHFNQKLAKATFALAKKEEFFITLGGDHSCAIGTWSGVAEGYRQQGDIGLLWIDAHMDAHRPSTSKSGNIHGMPLAALLGFGNKHLINILSSIPKLKPQNIALIGTRSYEKEEEEFLKQLGVNIYFMKDIKQKGLQEVLKEAISHVTASCIGYGISFDLDSLDPSFVNAVGTPVAHGLDLEEFLNCFALFQETPPLAFELVEYNPDLDTKFHSLNVIKRILSCCNTLHKKSITFS
- a CDS encoding ubiquitin carboxyl-terminal hydrolase — encoded protein: MTPTEAIKSFSYPSLGDQVQKITWQLYNDPLCSPVARIILPRLTGTLIHSVARICDCVLTLLPIMDCISTATYYKTINLVYPIQDCEQATNQLFERAMILSDLFFSYLIDIPTCWVFNLISPQDYQELFSTEGTISWTTTSISPIPGFENRAAANCAFNSCLQVILHHPEWRGIYEVVANHYKAKTEKEDKACGENMLAVLHTYDTALTVKKSIPAEISHKLRLATHHLNPLIAGDCSQQEDAHEIFAILIEKYEAILKETINLEQALIPEEQIRIKKEHLLHTSPIHFENKVTKYYELGEEVEKTKDIPSSLSENNTLTKTEIEWQLKIELNANKEISFSELLQKFFNGEEKKHVVFSENSPKLMKDGKCIQIELKKEEQEFSKKPNYLAIQFARFTYTEKGPSKIQTPITSILEQLDATALSIKSSASGIYELTSFITHRGSTNGGHYIAYLKKEAEWIKCDDETTSYANKSSLSEDLSNSYMCFYKLKTD
- the dnaK gene encoding molecular chaperone DnaK; its protein translation is MAQSNSNKKQVVIGVDLGTTNSCVAVMENGKATVISNAEGGRTTPSTVAYKDKNERLVGVPAKRQAVTNAKSTISSSKRFIGRKFNEVESEIKTVPYEITKNANGDVVFKVADKLITPEEVAAQILIKMKETAEAYLGHPVTEAVVTVPAYFNDSQRQSTKDAGKIAGLNVLRIIPEPTAAALAYGLEKKEDQKVAVFDLGGGTFDVSVLEIHGGVFEVLATNGDTHLGGDDFDNAILHWLLEEFKKETSIDLSKDSMALQRLRDAAEKAKIELSGTQTTEINQPFITMDASGPKHLALTLTRAKLDSLVHNLIERLVEPCEKALKDAKLTKEQINEVILVGGMSRMPAVEKKVKEIFGKEPHKGVNPDEVVAIGAAIQGAVLTGDVKDVLLLDVVPLTFGIETLGGVLTPIVERNTTIPTKKTQVFSTAADNQPAVTIVVLQGERKMAKDNREIGRFDLTEIPPAPRGMPQIEVAFDIDANGILHVSAKDTKSGKEQKIRIEAKSGLSEADIERMLKDAEDHAEEDKKNKEEAELKNEAEALSFQAQKALDEHKERIPQALAQEVQSRIDAVKKALGDKDISAIKAAHTDLNTQMQKIGEAMQSAQPAPDNQPPKNEKENIEDAEVEILDDEDKK
- a CDS encoding nucleotide exchange factor GrpE, which produces MTQEQNETPDAHELDDVKTHQQKAEQELEEYRDKYLRLLAEMDNTRKRMQKEKQEAIRFAIENALSDFLSPIDNLENALNSTKHMSKEVLNWAQGFQMITQQFKDALNQHGITAFSSDGNMFDPNLHYAIETKETEETPEGTILQEFIKGYKSSNRTIRPAHVKVAVLPESKKKEITDLEKPSLPEQDT
- the hrcA gene encoding heat-inducible transcriptional repressor HrcA, which codes for MKPLTPKKPAKSQRERLILFGLIELYLKTGKPIGSHTLREQEFEALSPATIRNYFMKLEEEGYLKQQHSSGGRIPTSLAFKIYAEAHINKPRLSEQDKKNATRLFQKQTRELVVYLNQVTESLSELTNCAVFLSAPRFDQDFILDIKLVSIDQNRLLCVLISDFGLIHNEVLYVDKKISHSLLRKLESYFNWRLNKLDKPLLNQEEESLAAKLYKEAILRHIVSYTNFSVEDLFQAGFSKLLSYPDFNDASVLASGLSLFENKQQLRALLNKSCQIGKIHSWIGDDLHTFAPEATSCSVLAVPYHIHHTICGAFGILGPNRMPYRELFGLLEIAASIISDSLTSSMYKYKISFRQPKHSHLESKENPLILEKSSYLLLENKSLYQKGEIDDSRTK